The genome window CGGTAGGGGTATTTCGGGGGATTGTCAGCCTTGTAATGTTTGGGTTAGATGGGAAAGGCTTGGGGTTAGTATGTGCCTTGCGGAGGTCGGCAGCCTTTTATTAGCCTGGGTGGTTGTTCTGGGGGTGAGCTTTGGTTTGAGAAGTGTAGGGACATTAGGGACAGTAGGGTCTGTGGGGGTTGAGTGGAATGGGTTGTTATGGCTATGAAGGGTTGAGTTTGGTGACTTAAACCTTTGAAGAATGGAGGCAGGAAAGCTCAGTGGTTTGGGGAGTGGGTGGATAATGTGCAAATTATTCTATATTCCAAGCGGCAATGCAATGGCCGCTTAGCGGAGTGCTGATCTTCCTTGCTTCATATATTTATAAATCAATTCAGATGTTTCTTTCGCTGTTAAATCTGTCGTATCAATTTGTAACTCGTATTCGTGTTGGTATTTTTTAGTGTCAGAGTTTAGTTTTTTACAAATCTCAAAATCTTTAAACTTGTCGTCAGATCTTATATCTAAACGTTTTTGAATTTCATTTTCTGATGCATAAAGTCCGAAAATAGAAATTTTCCAATCTTTACCCACGCTAATCAATTGTTCATAATAAGCATGAATTTTATCTCCGCTAAAAGTGTCAACTACAATGATTGGTTTAAGTTGTAATTCATAGAAGCTCGTTATCAATTGAATAGAAATATTTAAAATATCGACATGCTCTTTTTGGTTAGTCCAATCAACAGAAATCACCATCGAACGTAAGTTGTCAATTTCCATTCGAACTCCACGAGGAAAGTATTTAGCCAATTCCTTTGCAGTTGTTGACTTTCCCGTAGCTGGAGCACCCTTGATGATAATAATATCCGAATCCCTATTTTGCATTAGTTATAGATAATTTCCGGAATATTACAAGCCATTTCTTTACATGGGAAATTACATGTTTTCATGAGTTTTGAAACCTCTGTTGAGCGTTTTTTACAAAGAATTTGAATTATATCTCCCTTTTCGATGTTTCCTAAAGGTTCTTTTGCTAAAGGTATTCTTCTATGGTCGAAACACTTTACCACATCTCCATTTGGGTAAATGATAATATTTTTCCTTGCTGCACAAGCAACTTCATTAGAGGTAGTCTTTGGAGTGTTTGTCGGGTTATGCCACACTCCACCAAAATCAAGGTATGTTTGTGTAGTATGTAAAACACCTAGTTCTTTACAAAACCGTTGAATACTTTCAATTTCTGATTCTGATTCAGAAGCAATAACTGATTGAATTTGCAAATTCTTGCCTAAATAACTTTTTGATAACTTAATATTCTCCATTACTTTCTCAAATGTTGCCTTGCCTCTGAAATCAGTCCATTTGTTTTCATTAATTGTATCAATTGATATTACTAATTTATGCTTAAGCTCCGCGTAGCGTTTTAAGAAATCTGCAGTAATTAATACCCCATTCGTAAAAGTTAATAACAGAATGTCATGATTTCTAGATTCCTCTGCTATTTTCAAAACATCATCTGCAAAAAGTAATGGTTCTCCACCAGTTATTGTTACTTGATACAGATTTTCATTCAACATTTTTAGGCAGTTAATAAAAACAGAAATATCAATATGCTCATTATCTGGTTCGGGTGTTTCCCAAATACCACATTTAGGACATCTTTCATTACAACGTTTTGTAATCATATAAATTAATTCATTACCCTTAATTCCATAAAATCTACGAATCGGAGTTTTATACCATCTGTAGATACTCCATTCAATGGTTTTCATAATAATTAACGGAATGAAATAATACCATTTTCCAATTCTCTTAGCAAAAGGTTCGATTTCACCTAAATAATCACTTATTACATGGGTAATACTGGGTTGATTCGCTCTTCTTCTATAAATTAAGCTCATATGCGTTTCCTGAATAAATTGATTCTGAAGAGTCCCAAAGTAAAACCGTATGTCCTTCGTATAATGTGGCACTTGAACTCTTGTATTTTTTGAATAGATTGACAAAACGTCTAAAACCTGTCAATGTGCTTTTATAGCCGAAGTCGTGCCATAACTTCGCTTTAGGACAAAATCCAATTTTATATTTACTTCTCATTCTTAAACAAAGGTCAACATCTTCACCTGCAGCCGTCGGAAAACGCTCGTCAAATGCAAAGTCTTCTGCTACAAATGATTTTATCCCAAAATTCAAAGAAGGCATATACCATAATTCCTTTTTATCAGGAAGCAACCACTTGCCATTTAATGTTCCATTAATATCATGGTAGTAATCATAAAGTGTTTTGCCATACGAAAAAGTCATTCCTCCAACGGCAGCAAATTCTGTTTTTTCAAGGAAGTCAGACATTTGCTCATTCCATTGAAAATCTAAAATGCAATCATGGTCGGTGAAAAAGATATGCTTTGCATTTTGAGAAAGGGCCTTGTCAATACCGACATTCCTTGCTTTTGCTGGTCCACCATTTTCAGTAAGTCTTATATGCTCAATAAAAGGGATATCCAACTTATACTCAAATGGACTAAAATCATCAATCACTAGAACTTTCTCAAATTGAAGTGTTTGATTTTGAACACTCTCAAGTAATCTTGTTAGGCAATTAATATCCCATTTCGTTTTTATGTAACACGGTATTATTAAAAAATTCATAAATACTGTCTAATCTGTTTATTTATTGCATTGTGGTTTTTTATACTTACACCCAACTAGTAAATATCTGTATAAAGTTGTCACTTTAAAATCTGGTACCGGTTGAGATTAGGCTGGGTGTATGTAAAGGGTCAGTAGTTTTCTGCAGCCGGTAATTAATAACTATTGTTCTCGCACTGTTGAAACGCAACACTAAGGAATGTTGCAGGTTCGCAGGATTTTATGTTCTGGCACTGTTTAAGCAAAAAAGGGAGTTGCATTTTGAACATGCAACTATGTGCGCAAAATTATGGCTGGTTCTGAAGCCAGGCGAATTGTTTTCTTTGCGTTTTGTTAACAGCTGGATAATAGAATTAATATTATAGGAGCAAATATATAAAAATGGATGAGTAGTGCAGATATTTAGAAAAATATTTCAGTTTGGAAAGTTATTGTGGAGTCATATGATGGGGTGCATAGGTGAAATATGCTTTCTAAGCCTAAGCTTACATATCCAATTGTTGCTTAATAGATTTCAACATCTTCACCATAAACCCCGACTCAAATGCATTCATCAGCGCACCTTCACAAAACCTGTCGTTGCGGACGATGGCAGTGATGATCTTGCATTTGGTGGGAATGTCAATGGTGTTGAAATCGAAATCCGGATTTCTTGCCATTTCTCTTCCTTCATCCCATGCTGCCCAATTAAAATCAATGATGATGGGCATTTCATAAGCTATATCGAGGAAGCGGTCAATTAGCGGCACATTAAAGCATATAGGCAGGGTATATTCTTCTTCACCAATTTTTTCCGGCCCATGATATTCTCCGAATTCTTCCGTTTTTTCAATCTCGGGAATCAAATCCAGCAGTGGCTTCCAGTCCTCTTGTGTGAAGGCATTAATTCTTTCGATGTAGTTTTCCGAATTGAGAGTCATGATTGTTTGCTCTTTTTGATATTCCAGCTTATGCAGTTCATTAATCCACCCTTCAGTCCAATTTCATTAATTTCTACAGGTTCGATAATCTTGTCAGGAAAGACTTTTTTGATTACATCAAGTGCAACCTGGTCCTTGTTTCCCGGAATTTCAAAGACCGGAAACAATATCAGATTACCGACTTCAAGGTAATTCACATAGATGCCAATGGCTGACAGCGGTTCGCCTTTATACTTCTTATCAAACCAGGGCATTTCAACATACTTCAGCCCGGATTCCCTGATCATTCTCCTAAATCCGTCCTGCCAGTAAAGGTATTCATACTTTAACTCATTAACCAATAAGGTCTTGCTATCTATGAACCACACATGACCATCGGCATGGCCCGTTTCGTCGGAGCTAATAGCCGGTATTATTAGAACTTCGGCTTGCAATTGTTCTTCTAGCCTTTTGATGAGCTCATTCTTTTCAATATCAGGATTATCTTTAAAAATCCGGTTGGTCATGATCACTTTATCAGAACCACGAATTACATTCCCACCATCCAGGATAATGTCCGAAAGTTCAGCTTCAATTTGGTTGGCCTGCAACACTTCAAATGGCCTTGTATGTTTCTCAGGTTCTTGATGGAGATAGGCCGCATCATAGCGGAACTGTACAAACCGGTTCACATCCGTTTGTACTGGCATGTAATCCCTACACCAGATATCCCTGGTTCCATCAAGTGTTTTGTAATCAATCTTGTGTTTATCAAGAATAGATTTAATCCTCTTCCAGCAGTCCGGGTATTTTTCTTCAATAAGCCCCGAAAAGTAAACAAAATCAGTTTTTGCGTCGGTAATCATAATGCTGCGTTTTTGGTTAATGTGCAGCGAAGGTCAGGTGGATTTAAAGGGGGGTCAAATTTTTTAACACTTTTTAACTGGAATTACTAATGATTGTAATTCAGTATGTTAACTACTAACTTTCTGGCTTTTCAATCGTATACGTTCTTTTTCCGAATTATTAACATGTTTGTTATCCCAAGTTTCAAGGCTCGTATAATATCTGTATAAAGAATCTCTGAAATCATTTCCCGGATATTTAGAAAGGCCTTGCCTGAATGTCTTAAAGATTTTCACTTGTTCTTTTTTTACATTGGGAGTCAAACCAAACTCCTGTTGCATATTTGTGACAGAATTCAGATTAATAAAAATTGCTGTCAAAACCCTTTTAGGGCCATTCACATTGTAGTTGTTGGATTTTAAGCCTCTGATTAATATGCCTCCATCACTATCATCTGTGGCAGGGAAGGTTATATCCAACCCTTGCAAATGAAAACGCCAGCGACCTTCAGGATAATTGTGTTCATGTGTTGCATTGTCTTCATGAATCTGTTCTTTAAAGAAATAGAACTCAATTTCAGTAAAAGAAAAAAATTCATTGTTAACTTTTAATTGCCAATTGGTCATTAGGTCAATGGCGATTCTATCAAAAGATTTCTGGATAGATTGAACACTATCAGAATTTAAATTTAAGTTTAGATGTTCCATGAGGATGAATTAATATTTAACTATAACGAGTGCGCAATAACTACTAAACTAGAGTTAAAAATATTTCTCTCATTATAACCCGAAGGAATTTTAAGGAGGTTTAAAATATGTGCGATGCTTAAATTTTGTTGAGGTTAATTCCTTTTCCAAAATCGGCTAAACTTGTTTTGTCTGCATCAGTGATCACACCTCTTGCAATGAGTTCATCGAGTAAGTCTTTGTTACTTAGGTCTTCAAATGTGATGTTACTGTATAACAGTTGTATGCTCATCTTACTGGCAAGTTCAAAAGCTTCGGGCCATCTGATGTTGTGAATAATTTCATTAGCCTTATTTTCTGCAACTCTTTCGCGATAGGTTTTGTCTGATTTTAAGAATAAATCATTATCAGAAATCTGCTTTGGATTTTCAGTATAAAAGGTAATGAGCTCACTGAGTAGGTTGTTTTTGGTTTCTTGAATCATATCGTCGATTTTCTGAATAAGCGTGGCCGAAATTTTGACTATATCCTGCTCAAGTTCACGAATTTCTTTTTCAAAAGCCTCCTTTTTTTCAAGCTCTAACAAATTCTCTTCACGAATTTTTAAAGGCACAAGATAATACTCACGTAATATTTTGATTTTTATTTTGATGTCCTCTAATTCCGGGAAGATTGCTTCTTCATCCCCTGGATTAAAAAGATTCAGTTTGGTTTCCAAGCGCTTGCGCAAAGCGGCATCATTTAGTGGCAGGGCTTTTTTAGGTAGCTCAACTTTCTTTGCCTGGAGATTCGCCCCATGAAAGAAAAGTTTAACATACTGAAACTTTGTAGCATAATATTCAACAATGCGCTTATAATCTGGCCTTAAGGGAGGATTTGCTTTCAGATCTGCACTAACAGTCTGAAACATATGTTCGTTAAGCTTATTTGTTGAGATGATTCCGGGAGACTGAAATTCCTTTTCGACATCTTTAAAGCGAATGCTTTCGTCGATGATGGCATTGGAGAGAAGATCTTCTAAAGTGCTTTTTTC of Bacteroidales bacterium contains these proteins:
- a CDS encoding glycosyltransferase family 2 protein, with the translated sequence MNFLIIPCYIKTKWDINCLTRLLESVQNQTLQFEKVLVIDDFSPFEYKLDIPFIEHIRLTENGGPAKARNVGIDKALSQNAKHIFFTDHDCILDFQWNEQMSDFLEKTEFAAVGGMTFSYGKTLYDYYHDINGTLNGKWLLPDKKELWYMPSLNFGIKSFVAEDFAFDERFPTAAGEDVDLCLRMRSKYKIGFCPKAKLWHDFGYKSTLTGFRRFVNLFKKYKSSSATLYEGHTVLLWDSSESIYSGNAYELNL
- a CDS encoding agmatine deiminase family protein — encoded protein: MITDAKTDFVYFSGLIEEKYPDCWKRIKSILDKHKIDYKTLDGTRDIWCRDYMPVQTDVNRFVQFRYDAAYLHQEPEKHTRPFEVLQANQIEAELSDIILDGGNVIRGSDKVIMTNRIFKDNPDIEKNELIKRLEEQLQAEVLIIPAISSDETGHADGHVWFIDSKTLLVNELKYEYLYWQDGFRRMIRESGLKYVEMPWFDKKYKGEPLSAIGIYVNYLEVGNLILFPVFEIPGNKDQVALDVIKKVFPDKIIEPVEINEIGLKGGLMNCISWNIKKSKQS
- a CDS encoding radical SAM protein — translated: MSLIYRRRANQPSITHVISDYLGEIEPFAKRIGKWYYFIPLIIMKTIEWSIYRWYKTPIRRFYGIKGNELIYMITKRCNERCPKCGIWETPEPDNEHIDISVFINCLKMLNENLYQVTITGGEPLLFADDVLKIAEESRNHDILLLTFTNGVLITADFLKRYAELKHKLVISIDTINENKWTDFRGKATFEKVMENIKLSKSYLGKNLQIQSVIASESESEIESIQRFCKELGVLHTTQTYLDFGGVWHNPTNTPKTTSNEVACAARKNIIIYPNGDVVKCFDHRRIPLAKEPLGNIEKGDIIQILCKKRSTEVSKLMKTCNFPCKEMACNIPEIIYN
- a CDS encoding AAA family ATPase codes for the protein MQNRDSDIIIIKGAPATGKSTTAKELAKYFPRGVRMEIDNLRSMVISVDWTNQKEHVDILNISIQLITSFYELQLKPIIVVDTFSGDKIHAYYEQLISVGKDWKISIFGLYASENEIQKRLDIRSDDKFKDFEICKKLNSDTKKYQHEYELQIDTTDLTAKETSELIYKYMKQGRSALR